In a single window of the Aquicella siphonis genome:
- a CDS encoding DUF3175 domain-containing protein: MKKRSNKWSAKVTRESRALDLEEGVFTWKDPMKIAKSLQQSALSSHRRKGSPYQSAMSMLNFYINRAGKKLPPEQKEILIHAKTLLRTLFKKD; encoded by the coding sequence ATGAAAAAGCGCTCGAACAAGTGGTCGGCAAAAGTAACCAGGGAAAGTCGTGCGCTGGATTTGGAAGAGGGCGTTTTTACCTGGAAAGATCCCATGAAAATCGCCAAATCGCTACAACAATCGGCATTGAGCAGTCACAGACGCAAAGGATCACCTTATCAATCCGCCATGTCCATGCTGAATTTTTACATTAATCGCGCTGGAAAAAAACTGCCGCCCGAGCAAAAAGAAATTCTCATTCATGCCAAGACACTTCTGCGTACCCTATTTAAAAAAGATTAA
- a CDS encoding NADPH-dependent FMN reductase, translating to MARKIGVLIGSLRKESWNRKVALALIDMAPPDLDPEIIEIGQLPLYNQDPDDQDNPPDEWKKFREKMRNIDGVLFVTPEYNRSVPAPLKNAIDVGSRPYGKSIWSGKPGAIVSASPGAIGGFGSNHHLRQSLVFLDVPCMQQPEAYISNVNQLFKESHTIAKDETRDFLKKFMETYANWVNMILKK from the coding sequence ATGGCAAGGAAAATAGGTGTGTTAATAGGCAGTTTAAGAAAGGAATCCTGGAACAGAAAAGTTGCCCTCGCTCTGATAGACATGGCGCCTCCGGATCTGGATCCGGAAATTATTGAGATTGGCCAGCTTCCTTTATACAATCAGGATCCGGATGATCAAGACAACCCGCCGGATGAATGGAAAAAATTCCGCGAAAAGATGCGTAATATTGATGGCGTCTTGTTTGTCACGCCCGAATATAACCGTTCGGTTCCAGCGCCATTGAAAAACGCCATTGATGTCGGCTCAAGGCCCTATGGGAAAAGCATCTGGAGTGGAAAGCCCGGCGCGATTGTCAGCGCCTCTCCTGGCGCCATAGGCGGTTTTGGATCTAACCATCATTTACGCCAGTCCCTGGTTTTTCTGGACGTACCATGCATGCAACAACCGGAAGCGTATATCAGCAACGTTAATCAATTGTTCAAGGAATCTCACACCATCGCAAAAGACGAGACCAGGGATTTTTTAAAGAAATTCATGGAGACTTATGCCAATTGGGTCAATATGATATTAAAAAAATAA
- a CDS encoding endonuclease/exonuclease/phosphatase family protein → MNLDIVCFNIHKGVGWGVHKSTIHRIKHQIHESHADIILLQEVRGAQFEFLASELWPHFSYGRNAVYQKGHHGNAILSKYPIIYSDNIDLSMTRYERRGLLHSMVQLPGHHRVLHLLCVHLGLLAKDRRKQLDIIVRYLENNISSSDPLILGGDFNDWRGYATKPLINHFGLQEAFKLCKNKYAKTYPAWAPVLQLDRVYFRGFSVVSANRMTKSPWRNLSDHIALNVLLNIE, encoded by the coding sequence GTGAATCTGGACATCGTATGTTTTAATATTCATAAGGGCGTTGGCTGGGGCGTTCACAAATCCACTATTCATAGGATTAAACATCAGATTCACGAATCCCATGCCGACATCATATTATTACAGGAAGTTCGCGGCGCTCAATTTGAATTCCTGGCATCTGAATTATGGCCTCACTTTTCATACGGAAGAAATGCGGTGTATCAAAAAGGGCATCATGGAAACGCGATATTGAGCAAGTATCCCATTATTTATTCAGATAACATCGATCTTTCCATGACTCGCTATGAGCGCAGAGGTTTGCTTCATTCCATGGTGCAGCTCCCGGGACATCATAGAGTGTTGCATTTGCTGTGTGTACACTTGGGGCTGCTCGCCAAAGACAGGCGCAAGCAACTGGATATCATAGTCAGATACCTGGAAAACAACATATCTTCCAGTGATCCGCTTATTCTGGGCGGCGATTTTAATGACTGGCGCGGATATGCAACCAAACCGTTAATTAATCATTTTGGCTTACAGGAAGCTTTTAAACTTTGTAAAAATAAATACGCTAAAACCTATCCGGCATGGGCGCCCGTGCTCCAACTCGATCGTGTATATTTCCGTGGATTTTCAGTTGTCTCAGCTAACAGAATGACAAAATCTCCCTGGCGGAATCTGTCTGATCATATCGCATTAAATGTGTTACTCAATATTGAATAG
- a CDS encoding phospholipase D-like domain-containing protein produces MHEYQEDILIDDEYLRSFLLDIDNAESTIDIEVYIFENDSVGDQVANVLCRAASKGVKIRILVDGVGSISWGGKIANQLETAGIRVKVYHPLPWKFSHWRLVNIKSNFLFSKILYLITKINSRNHRKVCIIDKKIVYVGSANLNDHLLRNPVTNTIWREMNVRLIGVNIDELQAAFNKAWGYPMNKIRKRDMPDKMNIESRFILNDSWRRRHQYYQMLLDRISKCRERIWVTNAYFVPDSHLLKHLIKASQRGVDVRILLPEKSDVFIVPLASATFYSILLNHGVKIYEYIPDVLHAKVLILDNWYSIGSGNLNYRSMKHDLEVNVTIQGIEAKAIIDKQFLSDLMQSHQLNEMDVQRQPLYRKLAGYLMLLIRYWI; encoded by the coding sequence ATGCATGAATACCAGGAAGACATATTGATTGATGATGAATATCTCCGATCCTTTTTGCTTGATATTGATAATGCAGAGAGCACAATTGATATTGAAGTTTACATATTTGAAAATGATTCGGTCGGCGACCAGGTAGCTAATGTGCTTTGCCGCGCGGCTAGCAAAGGCGTGAAAATACGGATATTGGTAGATGGTGTGGGTTCGATTTCATGGGGAGGAAAAATCGCTAACCAACTAGAAACAGCAGGTATCCGGGTAAAGGTATATCATCCTTTGCCATGGAAATTTTCGCATTGGAGGCTGGTTAACATCAAATCAAATTTTCTTTTTTCAAAAATCCTATATCTGATAACAAAAATAAATTCACGCAATCACAGAAAAGTCTGCATTATTGATAAAAAAATTGTCTATGTTGGCAGTGCCAATCTCAATGATCATTTATTAAGAAATCCGGTAACAAACACAATCTGGCGTGAAATGAATGTCAGGCTTATTGGCGTGAACATTGATGAGCTACAGGCTGCGTTTAATAAAGCCTGGGGATATCCCATGAATAAAATCCGCAAACGTGATATGCCTGATAAAATGAATATTGAATCCAGGTTTATTTTGAATGACTCATGGCGGCGCAGACATCAATATTATCAAATGTTGTTAGACCGGATTTCAAAATGCAGAGAACGTATCTGGGTGACCAATGCCTATTTTGTACCGGACAGTCACTTGCTAAAACACTTGATCAAGGCAAGTCAGCGGGGTGTTGATGTTAGAATCCTGCTGCCAGAAAAATCGGATGTATTCATTGTGCCACTGGCTTCTGCTACATTTTATTCAATCTTGCTGAATCATGGCGTCAAAATTTACGAGTATATTCCTGATGTTTTACATGCAAAAGTGCTAATCCTGGATAATTGGTATTCGATTGGATCAGGCAATTTGAATTACCGGTCTATGAAACATGACCTGGAAGTTAATGTCACTATCCAGGGTATTGAAGCAAAAGCCATTATTGATAAACAATTCCTGTCTGATTTGATGCAATCACACCAGTTAAATGAAATGGATGTTCAAAGGCAGCCGTTATACCGGAAGCTGGCAGGTTATCTGATGTTATTAATACGATACTGGATATAA
- a CDS encoding universal stress protein, whose product MSRDQSILKKILVATDFSETSGYAIKRAMEMAKAAHADLTILHVVKSQPVNSFLHKNLKKILPERFLLLTKEKINAMIRLQAAKWTVPGLKVNYTIINTGNPATRILKYSRKNKVNLIVMGAHGTYSIHDSFVGTTAEYIAEKTFCPVLIVKKSPRKPYKKILVPVDFSDTSKNALVYACRSFPKADLRLFHAGDYEYENILMREKKEEQVPEKKIASIRKAILFYLENKMKDFIRHCRKTSVKLPYRITLGYPGPTIINAADQFRSDLILMGTQGHGQMHYDFKGSVANRVLTEANKDILLVPPAKR is encoded by the coding sequence ATGAGCAGAGATCAGTCTATACTTAAAAAAATACTGGTTGCAACTGATTTTTCCGAAACATCAGGTTATGCCATTAAAAGGGCGATGGAAATGGCAAAAGCAGCTCATGCGGATCTGACTATTTTGCATGTTGTTAAATCGCAGCCGGTTAATTCATTTTTGCATAAAAATTTAAAAAAAATTCTTCCTGAAAGATTTCTTTTGCTCACAAAAGAAAAGATAAATGCCATGATCCGGCTGCAGGCAGCCAAATGGACCGTCCCTGGCCTCAAAGTGAACTATACAATCATTAATACAGGTAATCCTGCGACTCGAATACTGAAATACTCGAGGAAAAATAAAGTCAATTTGATAGTGATGGGCGCGCATGGAACTTATTCCATACATGATTCATTTGTAGGAACTACAGCGGAATACATCGCGGAGAAAACATTCTGCCCGGTATTAATTGTAAAGAAGTCACCTAGAAAACCCTACAAAAAAATACTCGTTCCGGTTGATTTTTCAGATACGAGCAAGAATGCTCTTGTTTATGCATGCCGATCGTTTCCCAAAGCAGATTTGCGCCTATTCCATGCTGGTGATTATGAATACGAAAATATCCTGATGAGAGAGAAAAAGGAAGAGCAAGTGCCAGAAAAAAAAATTGCCAGTATACGCAAGGCGATCCTGTTTTATCTTGAAAACAAAATGAAGGACTTCATTAGACATTGCAGAAAAACGTCAGTAAAATTGCCTTATCGCATCACCCTGGGCTATCCCGGGCCGACGATCATTAACGCGGCTGATCAATTCAGAAGCGATCTTATTCTAATGGGCACACAAGGTCACGGACAAATGCATTATGATTTCAAGGGCAGTGTCGCGAACAGGGTCTTGACCGAAGCAAACAAGGACATTTTACTGGTTCCGCCTGCAAAGAGGTAA
- a CDS encoding cation-transporting P-type ATPase encodes MNGEKMMPAQSPSQYAWHAFTIHEVFNILNTQSDGLSIDAAKNRLEIYGLNVLKPPKKNNLIIRFFAQFNHILIYVLMASAFAALMLKHWIDMSVILGVVIINAVIGVIQEGKAERALDAIRHMLSLKATVIRDGERMIIPAESLVPGDIVLLKSGNKVPADLRVLDSKNLQIQEDILTGESLPVEKSISPIPVHAELGGRSCMAYSGTLVTYGKGMGIVVATGENTEVGRIGAMLAELPLMTTPLLRQMNVFSRWLTIAILIIAVFTFLFGLYFRDYGMSTMFMAAVGLAVAAIPEGLPAIITITLAIGVTRMAERHAIIRRLPAVETLGSITVICTDKTGTLTMNEIAVQDIITSEHRFIVTGTGYSDAGDFKLDSTSIDPDKFSVLKQIINAAILCNDAALIRKDEKWHLHGNPVDGALLSLGLKAKRDLHFEKQSYPLVDLIPFESEHKFMATLHHDHMGNDYLYVKGAPERIISMCSSQLSNNQIVPIDKNYWRKEIELLANQGRRVLGIAMRLTAAKKNDLRFSDVEGGLTMLALLGLLDQPRKEAFTAVSECHSAGIRVIMITGDHAATAKAVARQVGIENCENALDGRELDALSIDELAAIIDQFNIYARTSPEHKLKLVEALQNRGHIVAMTGDGINDTPALKRADVGIAMGKKGTEAAKETAEIILTDDNFASIISAIKEGRTIYNNLRKTILYILPTNGGETLVIMTAIFLGWILPITPVQILWVNMITAITLSLSLAFEPAEKNVMKRPPRKTDKPILSPLLVWRSMFVSFLMLIGSFGLFLLARESQIAIDTARTITVNTLVMGEIAYLLNSRRILGSVFNWEGFFGSIPVIVAIGIILIFQIFFTYAPWMQKLFGTSAIDSIYWLYIAVFGICLFLLVELEKGLIRLLNP; translated from the coding sequence ATGAATGGTGAAAAAATGATGCCCGCGCAGAGTCCGTCTCAATATGCCTGGCATGCTTTTACTATTCATGAAGTATTTAACATACTCAATACACAATCCGATGGATTAAGTATTGATGCGGCTAAAAACCGTCTGGAAATTTATGGGTTGAACGTACTTAAACCGCCGAAAAAAAACAACCTTATTATTCGGTTTTTTGCACAATTCAATCATATTCTGATTTACGTTCTGATGGCTTCAGCTTTTGCGGCGTTGATGCTTAAACACTGGATTGATATGAGTGTCATTTTAGGTGTCGTCATCATTAATGCTGTAATTGGTGTGATTCAAGAAGGAAAGGCGGAAAGAGCGTTAGATGCCATTCGGCATATGCTATCCCTGAAAGCAACCGTCATCCGTGATGGTGAACGAATGATTATACCGGCAGAATCACTTGTCCCTGGCGATATTGTATTATTAAAATCGGGTAATAAGGTTCCCGCTGATTTACGTGTGCTTGATAGTAAAAACTTACAAATTCAGGAAGATATTCTTACTGGCGAATCTCTTCCTGTCGAGAAATCAATTTCACCTATCCCTGTTCACGCGGAATTAGGCGGCCGAAGTTGCATGGCTTATTCAGGCACCCTGGTTACTTATGGAAAGGGTATGGGTATTGTCGTTGCAACAGGGGAAAATACAGAGGTTGGACGTATTGGCGCAATGCTCGCTGAATTACCGCTCATGACTACTCCCTTACTGCGTCAGATGAACGTATTTTCCCGCTGGCTGACTATTGCCATTCTCATTATTGCCGTCTTCACTTTTTTATTTGGGCTATATTTTCGTGATTACGGCATGAGCACGATGTTTATGGCTGCGGTTGGGTTGGCTGTTGCTGCCATTCCTGAAGGATTACCAGCCATTATCACCATTACATTAGCTATCGGTGTTACACGTATGGCTGAACGCCATGCAATTATCAGGCGTTTGCCTGCTGTCGAAACTTTAGGCTCTATTACAGTCATTTGTACCGACAAGACAGGAACGCTTACCATGAACGAAATCGCGGTACAAGACATCATCACGTCAGAACATAGGTTTATTGTTACTGGTACGGGTTATAGTGATGCTGGAGACTTTAAGCTGGATTCAACCAGCATTGATCCTGACAAATTTTCTGTACTTAAACAAATCATCAATGCTGCTATTCTTTGCAATGACGCAGCATTAATAAGAAAGGATGAAAAGTGGCATTTGCATGGCAACCCGGTCGATGGAGCATTGCTAAGTCTGGGACTAAAGGCAAAAAGAGATTTGCATTTTGAGAAACAGTCTTACCCGTTGGTCGATCTCATTCCTTTCGAATCTGAGCATAAATTCATGGCAACCTTGCATCATGACCATATGGGTAATGATTATCTTTACGTGAAAGGCGCGCCTGAGCGTATTATATCCATGTGCAGCTCACAGTTATCAAACAATCAAATCGTTCCTATAGATAAAAATTATTGGCGTAAGGAAATTGAATTATTGGCGAACCAAGGAAGGCGCGTGCTAGGCATCGCAATGAGATTAACAGCTGCTAAAAAAAATGACTTGCGTTTTAGTGATGTCGAGGGCGGATTAACCATGCTGGCACTGCTAGGGTTGCTAGATCAGCCGCGTAAAGAAGCTTTTACCGCGGTTTCCGAATGTCACTCCGCAGGCATCCGTGTCATTATGATCACTGGCGATCATGCGGCGACTGCAAAAGCAGTTGCCAGGCAAGTCGGCATAGAAAACTGTGAAAATGCATTAGATGGCCGCGAGCTGGATGCGCTTTCTATCGATGAATTAGCAGCCATAATAGATCAATTTAATATTTACGCTCGCACCTCTCCCGAACATAAGCTAAAACTGGTAGAAGCATTACAAAACAGAGGCCACATTGTCGCAATGACAGGAGACGGCATTAATGATACGCCCGCATTAAAGCGTGCTGATGTTGGGATTGCAATGGGAAAAAAGGGAACGGAAGCCGCCAAGGAAACTGCAGAAATTATTCTTACTGATGATAATTTTGCATCCATCATCTCTGCGATCAAAGAGGGACGTACCATATATAATAATTTACGAAAGACCATTCTCTACATTCTGCCAACCAACGGCGGAGAAACGCTTGTCATTATGACAGCTATCTTCTTGGGCTGGATATTGCCTATTACACCAGTGCAAATTCTATGGGTCAACATGATCACGGCCATTACTTTGTCGCTGTCATTGGCGTTCGAACCCGCAGAAAAAAATGTGATGAAAAGACCGCCGCGAAAAACTGACAAGCCCATTCTTTCGCCTTTGCTTGTTTGGCGTAGTATGTTTGTTTCATTTTTGATGTTAATAGGGAGTTTCGGGCTTTTTTTATTGGCACGAGAATCGCAAATTGCCATTGATACTGCCCGCACCATTACCGTTAATACATTAGTGATGGGAGAGATCGCTTATCTATTAAATAGCCGTAGAATTTTGGGATCAGTGTTCAACTGGGAAGGATTTTTCGGCAGCATTCCTGTGATCGTGGCTATTGGCATTATATTAATCTTCCAGATATTTTTTACATACGCGCCATGGATGCAAAAGCTTTTCGGAACAAGTGCGATAGACTCAATTTACTGGTTATATATTGCGGTTTTTGGAATATGCCTGTTTTTATTAGTAGAACTTGAAAAAGGATTAATACGTTTATTAAACCCCTGA
- a CDS encoding universal stress protein, producing the protein MRERLNILFATDFSLGSKIALKTLKLLQRKYQNNVSWIHVVESFWKDWVNSGAYQKEAAQRLESWCNKYSNGNKKNLYVKAGNPADIILDVSHKIKANLILMGGKITEESSRYKSGTAVESVVRFSTRSVWICQRAKISKILCGIDGSPSSAKALEFAIDLSKRFSAKLCIIHAIPGYLPAFGMTERTIRQEEDKLKLEDTDKMKKFLDAFDLSKIKTEIHFQWGASANVILDHAEDFDYDLIVIGAKGHSLLHHVLIGSTVEKILRYAPCSMLVVR; encoded by the coding sequence ATGAGAGAAAGACTTAATATTCTTTTTGCAACTGATTTTTCACTAGGATCGAAAATCGCTTTAAAAACATTAAAGCTTCTTCAAAGAAAATATCAAAATAATGTGTCTTGGATTCATGTTGTTGAATCTTTCTGGAAGGACTGGGTAAACTCTGGTGCATACCAAAAAGAAGCGGCACAACGATTAGAATCATGGTGCAATAAATATTCAAACGGAAATAAAAAAAACCTATATGTCAAAGCAGGCAATCCCGCTGACATCATTCTTGATGTATCTCATAAAATAAAAGCAAACCTAATTCTCATGGGCGGCAAGATAACAGAAGAGTCAAGCCGTTATAAATCAGGTACCGCGGTTGAATCTGTTGTCCGCTTTTCCACCAGATCCGTTTGGATTTGTCAACGAGCTAAAATATCCAAAATATTATGCGGTATCGACGGCTCACCGTCATCAGCAAAAGCGCTTGAATTTGCTATCGATTTGTCTAAGCGATTTTCAGCGAAACTCTGCATCATTCATGCTATTCCTGGTTACTTACCAGCTTTTGGCATGACGGAAAGAACAATAAGACAGGAAGAAGATAAACTTAAACTGGAAGATACTGATAAAATGAAGAAATTTCTTGATGCTTTTGATTTAAGCAAAATTAAAACCGAAATCCATTTCCAGTGGGGAGCATCAGCAAACGTGATTCTTGATCATGCTGAAGATTTTGATTACGACTTGATTGTCATAGGAGCGAAAGGCCACAGTTTGCTGCATCATGTATTGATTGGCAGTACTGTTGAAAAGATTCTCCGTTATGCCCCTTGCTCGATGCTTGTTGTGCGATGA
- a CDS encoding glycine zipper domain-containing protein has product MLQVIRVLFLSSLSLLMTGCNPYTQNEDVGTFSGALAGGLIGSTIGAGSGQALAIGAGAISGALIGNSIGRSMDEQYYYHGYYPRRYYYQPYYPRYHYYYKRPYYNHHSHYHRPYYYDADAGGY; this is encoded by the coding sequence ATGTTACAAGTTATTCGTGTTCTGTTTCTTTCCAGCCTGTCTCTTTTGATGACAGGTTGCAATCCCTATACCCAAAATGAAGATGTGGGTACTTTTTCTGGCGCGCTTGCGGGCGGTCTGATAGGCAGCACGATTGGAGCCGGCTCGGGCCAAGCGCTGGCCATAGGTGCGGGCGCCATCAGCGGTGCACTTATTGGCAATTCCATAGGCAGATCCATGGATGAACAATACTACTATCATGGATATTACCCACGACGGTATTATTATCAGCCATATTACCCGCGTTATCATTACTATTATAAGAGGCCTTATTATAATCATCATTCGCATTACCATAGGCCTTATTACTATGATGCTGATGCTGGTGGATACTAA
- a CDS encoding arylesterase, which yields MKKILVILLLSIFTLPVLAENTILILGDSLSSGYGIEPGKNWVALLKQRLTDRHYPYQVINASISGDTTSDGLSRLPGLLKQYHPAVTIIEMGGNDGLRGLQITVIKSNLLKLIQLAVQAKSQVLLLGVRMPPNYGHVYTQGFNDIFSGLAKDNSIHVIPEFLKGVDEDPNLMQPDGIHPNALAQAILLDNVWPVLVKLLGPPTRN from the coding sequence ATGAAAAAAATCCTTGTCATCTTACTGCTGTCTATTTTTACTTTACCGGTGCTGGCGGAAAATACAATACTCATTCTGGGTGACAGCCTGAGTTCAGGCTATGGCATAGAACCCGGAAAAAACTGGGTTGCCCTGCTGAAACAACGTCTGACTGACAGGCATTATCCCTATCAGGTAATCAATGCCAGTATTTCTGGCGATACCACTAGCGATGGCTTGTCCCGTCTTCCCGGCCTGCTCAAACAATACCATCCCGCCGTGACAATCATAGAAATGGGCGGCAATGACGGCTTGCGTGGCCTGCAAATAACAGTCATAAAAAGCAACTTGCTAAAACTGATACAATTGGCCGTACAAGCCAAAAGCCAGGTTTTGCTGCTGGGCGTACGTATGCCGCCCAATTACGGTCACGTTTATACCCAGGGATTCAATGATATTTTCAGCGGCCTGGCCAAAGACAATTCGATTCATGTCATACCGGAATTTCTGAAAGGCGTGGATGAAGATCCGAATCTCATGCAGCCTGACGGGATACATCCCAATGCCCTAGCCCAAGCAATCTTGCTCGATAACGTGTGGCCTGTTCTAGTCAAATTGCTGGGCCCGCCAACCCGGAACTGA
- a CDS encoding ABC transporter ATP-binding protein: MRQETSAFLRVIHLNKQVPSGDSVIHILNDVNLNVITGESVAILGASGSGKTTLLTLLAGLDLPSSGEIYFQEQHLNLLDEDKRAQIRRESVGFIFQSFQLLPSLNAVENVMLPLEIQYVAHQECKSRAVEWLNRVGLGNRLYHYPAQLSGGEQQRVAIARAFVNHPQILFADEMTGNLDTHTGQLITDIVFELNREQGTTLLLVTHDTILADRCDRRLFLHEGVLQPC, from the coding sequence ATGCGACAGGAAACCTCTGCTTTTCTGAGAGTCATACATCTTAACAAACAGGTGCCTAGCGGCGATAGTGTGATTCATATTCTGAATGACGTAAATTTAAATGTCATTACAGGTGAAAGTGTTGCCATATTAGGCGCTTCCGGTTCGGGAAAAACCACCTTGCTGACTTTGCTGGCCGGACTGGATTTGCCATCCTCGGGGGAAATCTATTTCCAGGAGCAGCATCTGAACCTGTTGGATGAAGATAAACGCGCGCAAATCCGCAGAGAATCCGTGGGCTTTATTTTTCAATCCTTCCAGCTTTTACCCTCCCTGAATGCAGTGGAAAATGTCATGCTGCCATTGGAAATTCAGTATGTTGCACATCAAGAATGTAAATCCAGGGCAGTGGAATGGCTGAACCGGGTCGGGCTTGGTAATCGCCTGTATCATTATCCAGCCCAACTGTCCGGAGGCGAGCAACAACGCGTGGCCATCGCGAGGGCTTTTGTGAATCATCCCCAAATCCTCTTCGCGGATGAAATGACCGGCAATCTTGACACTCATACCGGCCAGTTGATTACTGACATTGTTTTTGAACTCAACCGGGAGCAAGGCACAACGCTGCTGCTGGTGACACATGACACGATTCTTGCCGACCGTTGCGACAGGCGCTTGTTTCTTCATGAAGGCGTGCTGCAGCCATGTTAA